Proteins encoded together in one Dasypus novemcinctus isolate mDasNov1 chromosome 9, mDasNov1.1.hap2, whole genome shotgun sequence window:
- the TRAPPC3 gene encoding trafficking protein particle complex subunit 3 isoform X2, producing the protein MKKGHTEIRAPKRSAFSSLVIAGMGSRDGRLAAALPPASYGWCLPCSSESSELFTLTYGALVTQLCKDYENDEDVNKQLDKMGYNIGVRLIEDFLARSNVGRCHDFRETADVIAKVAFKMYLGITPGITNWSPAGDEFSLILENNPLVDFVELPDNHSSLIYSNLLCGVLRGALEMVQMAVEAKFVQDTLKGDGVTEIRMRFIRRIEDNLPAGEE; encoded by the exons ATGAAGAAGGGTCACACGGAGATCCGCGCCCCCAAACGCTCTGCTTTCTCTTCCCTAGTGATTGCTGGGATGGGGAGCAGGGATGGGAGACTTGCCGCTGCCCTTCCTCCAGCCTCCTACGGTTGGTGTCTTCCCTGCTCCTCTGAG AGCTCTGAGCTCTTCACCCTGACCTATGGAGCTCTGGTCACCCAGTTATGCAAGGACTATGAAAATGATGAAGATGTGAATAAACAGCTGGACAAAAT GGGCTATAACATTGGAGTCCGACTGATTGAAGATTTCTTGGCACGGTCAAATGTTGGAAGGTGCCATGACTTTCGGGAAACTGCGGATGTCATTGCCAAG GTGGCATTTAAGATGTACTTGGGCATCACGCCAGGCATCACCAATTGGAGCCCAGCTGGTGacgaattctccctcattttggaAAATAACCCCTTGGTGGACTTTGTGGAACTTCCTGATAACCACTCATCCCTTATTTATTCCAATCTCTTGTGTGGGGTGTTGCGGGGAGCCTTGGAGATG GTCCAGATGGCTGTGGAGGCCAAGTTTGTCCAGGATACCCTGAAAGGGGATGGTGTGACAGAAATCCGGATGAGGTTCATCAGGCGGATTGAGGACAATCTCCCAGCTGGAGAGGAATGA
- the TRAPPC3 gene encoding trafficking protein particle complex subunit 3 isoform X1: MSRQANRGTESKKMSSELFTLTYGALVTQLCKDYENDEDVNKQLDKMGYNIGVRLIEDFLARSNVGRCHDFRETADVIAKVAFKMYLGITPGITNWSPAGDEFSLILENNPLVDFVELPDNHSSLIYSNLLCGVLRGALEMVQMAVEAKFVQDTLKGDGVTEIRMRFIRRIEDNLPAGEE, encoded by the exons ATGTCGAGGCAGGCGAACCGTGGCACCGAGAGCAAGAAAATG AGCTCTGAGCTCTTCACCCTGACCTATGGAGCTCTGGTCACCCAGTTATGCAAGGACTATGAAAATGATGAAGATGTGAATAAACAGCTGGACAAAAT GGGCTATAACATTGGAGTCCGACTGATTGAAGATTTCTTGGCACGGTCAAATGTTGGAAGGTGCCATGACTTTCGGGAAACTGCGGATGTCATTGCCAAG GTGGCATTTAAGATGTACTTGGGCATCACGCCAGGCATCACCAATTGGAGCCCAGCTGGTGacgaattctccctcattttggaAAATAACCCCTTGGTGGACTTTGTGGAACTTCCTGATAACCACTCATCCCTTATTTATTCCAATCTCTTGTGTGGGGTGTTGCGGGGAGCCTTGGAGATG GTCCAGATGGCTGTGGAGGCCAAGTTTGTCCAGGATACCCTGAAAGGGGATGGTGTGACAGAAATCCGGATGAGGTTCATCAGGCGGATTGAGGACAATCTCCCAGCTGGAGAGGAATGA